The Festucalex cinctus isolate MCC-2025b chromosome 6, RoL_Fcin_1.0, whole genome shotgun sequence genomic sequence ACAATCTGGACCACCTGCAGGAGGAGCTGGAGAGCATCACCAACCTGACGCGCGGAGCGGAAGAACGGCTCGTCTACATGAAAGACAGCATGCAAACGGTCCAGAAGAACATCCAGCCCGGTGAGTCGCCCGTCTTACTCTCAAAATCAACAAACGCAAGTTACAGATACGCTATTTAAAACAACGACTTAGCATTCAGGTAGCggttgctaacaaacaatgggAAACTCCATAGACAGTcaggctaacagttagcatcaaAGTGGCAGTTTTGCTACACTTTAAGCGACGGATATCCAAACACTAACGGTGCAATAACACATCGAACAATAGTCACGGGTAGGGATGTtcgaaaccacttttttttcagaccgatacgataccgatactcagaccctcagtacttaccgataccgataccaaggtccgataccagtagtacatttgataaattgaaaaaaaacatcactaaaaatatttttaacaaaaatacttcctttaattttgaccaaaaaaaaacaaaaaaaacagcacggtCACTCTCCAATAgtgttaacgctcaaaataaaacacaaaaatgctcttttagttttggattcacaattttgaggtatttccaaaccggtgaagttttggtgaaaaatgcAAGACGTGCTTGTGGGTTCGTGgatgtcaaaacaggaagtgatcctcgtgatttgccatggtgttaaactgctgcagggtagcgccagctacaggcaaggaggactcactccaCGTCGCcagcatcggtcgcttgtactcgtcggcttcacgagtactcgagtacttgaaaaaaggctggtatcaacCCGATaccactcgcccatccctagtcacgggaatatattctttatcccctgcaaagaatgacaaaaattattttcttataACTTAACCGTAATCAAATATCAACCTACAGAGATGATGTCATAATGTCGACATAGATTTGTGTTTTTCAATTTAGAAGCCGAAATGGTTTTGAATCAGATTCTTGTagcttttatttgtatttttttcatttatttacattgaGAACAGTAGTGGCCCTAAAATCGATCCCTGCATCCTAATACGATGATGTATCATTATGTGTCAGTGTACAGTATCCATCCAGGGTGGACGACTGATTATTTTGTGAACCGAACAAATGAAATGTCACATTGCACATGTCTTTGTAGACGACTACTTCCAAAAGTCGTCCAGTATGCTGGATGACGTCATCCGCTTTGAGAGGACCATCATTGAACAAGAGAGGCAAATATTGTAAGTTGCGTAaactttgcttttattttttttcccttgctaCACCAAAAAATTTTTACCAATCATTTGATATAAGGTTTGTAGTGTATGATATATAGTGGGATTGAGTGCATAATAtttacactcatttttttttattttttagccaatttttttgcttcaatttataAATATTTCCCTACATTTTTCATCTTGGGTCAAAGTGCAGTCCTCACCCCTCCAAAATGTCTTTTCCACtgattattatataatatttgaACTTTGTTCCAACTGTACTGCACTGTTTGGCGTTTATGTTTAAACAAGACAACGGAtggaattataattatttttttttatccattttaaaaacatggtcTAATTTGTAATTCATCTTCCCTCCCATATAACTCTATTCCACCTGTAGCATGgcgctaatgctaacaaaacaaattgaaaaattatgaaatgtttttaactctttgactgtcaaacgttatccaaaaaacaaccccagccgatttcgagcattttcactcacctttcaaagcaaacagaatattgtgcggtatgactacataaacatggtggatatcatatgaaagattcgattccattctttcatgagaaaagaaaaagtatgtacTTTCTACCTTATTACGTTttctagtaatcaccatttgaaattgggtcatttgtgacataagcgaaaatacaataatataacgagaaaacaagctttttgtaaaatgatactttttttttttttgcacaacagggaCTTtgtcactaatattttttgtttagtgacaaggcagcgctgtacaagacgttgcgctgcccattgagagaaaaaaaaaaagtataaacgtaaattaacgtttatggcaagattcattaggattttaaaatacgtcattaaacgtttttggcagtcaaagatttaatgcattttttacTGCAAGGGATGACCAAAGTGCAACGTTATTCCttgctctgaaaaaaaaaaaaaaaacaccagcatGGATCATTCTCAAACATTCGAACCCGGCGCAATTCTGATCGCGTTTGCGCATCACTTGCCGCAGCGAACTGCAGGACGCGGTCGCCGCCAACGAGAGGAGAATGGCGGACCTGAAGTCGCTCTCCATTCAGCTGCAGAAGAGGTGCAGCGAGCCCTGCAAGGACAGTGTTGAGATTCAGCCCACCACGGGAACAGGTACAAcaacaacaccccccccccccccaaaaaaaaaaaggggggcggTGACCTTTAGATTGTTTCCCAACATGTGTCCCTTTCAGTGTTTAGTCAGAGGAAGCAAAAATCAATATGCTACTGACATCAGTAGATGGTAAACAGATGAAATTTATTGCGAGCTTGAAAGAAGAacatactgtaaaaaacaaaaaacaaaaaaaaatcaaattaaatgtatAGTAATGTTATTTTAAGGtacaatttgatttcattttttttccaatcagaTTGCCAGGATATCGCCAACAAAGGCGCCACCGTCAGCGGTATTTACTACGTCAAACCGGCCCAAGCGACCCAACAGTTCCTGGTCTTCTGCGAGATTGACAGCTATGGGCGTGGCTTCACGGTCCTCCAGAGGGTTCGTAATCTTCCCAAACTGGACTGCTTGCTTTGAATGAATGGCACATGCTGGATATTTTGGAATCATATTGTCAAttggcagatttttttgttttatttatttttttttataaacacggttgggtcaaaaataacccaaattgggtcaaaaatggagggCCCAAATTAAGAAAATTTAATAATACAATTCTTaaagtaaaataattttaaaaatatcctacaaagcttttttttttttttttttttgcttgttttgtagGTTATTTATAACTCTTTAAGTTATTTAATCCAAAACGCTGGGTCAAATTCAATAATAATTCAAAGCaaccctttatttttttaaaaatttttatttgacccaacttttttgggTAATGAACCAACCCgactttttgaattatttaacctagaaagttgtttaaaattaaattaataaccaacAGATCAGCccaatttttgggttatttaactTATTTTGTGGGTTACTCATTTGctgcaactttttgggttaattgaatagccGAAAAAATTGAGTTGGTCTCTTTTCGACACAATTCGGACTATTTTTTTGAGTGTAAGGTTATCGGTGTTTAAGTGGTGATATTCACATCTGAGAAATTCCCATATACGAGCATCTTTTATCGCATCCGCAGAGGCGGGATGGTAGCGTGGACTTCAACAAGAACTGGATCCAGTACAAGGAGGGCTTCGGCTACCTCTCGCATGACGACACCACCGAGTTCTGGCTCGGCAACGAGAAGATCCACCTGCTGTCCGTGAGCAGCACCATCCCAATGGTGCTCCGGATAGAGCTGGTCGATTGGGAGGGCAACAAAAGGTAAGCCAAGACGTTTcaaatattcatatatatatatatatatatatatatatatatatatatatatatatatatatatatatatatatatatatatatatatatatatatatatatatatatatatatttattattattattattattattattattattattattattagtagtagtagtagtagtagtagtagtagtagtagtagtagtatttttttttaatttattttgtatatttttttatttttttttaattgggagGACAACAAAAGGTAAGCCAAGCGGTTTCTAatattcttatatatatatatatatatatatatatatatatatatatatatatatattaggggtgttaaaaaatcgattcggcgatatatcgcgatactacatcgcgcgattctcgaatcgattcaataagggcagaatcgattttttatttttatttatttatttatttttttaaggattcacaccttgagcatggaagaatgttatatgaacggaacattaagccttaatattttattttaatgctgttcaaacatgaaacagattacaacctctataagactgaaatttcagataaataaataatacattttcatataaatcttacactctacaagcttactgattagtattttctaaatttgaatgaaaaaaaatcgcaacaatcgacttataaattcgtatcgggattaatcggtatcgtatcgaatcgtgacctgtgaatcgtgatacgaatcgaatcgtcaggtactaggcaattcacacccctaatatatatatatataatattattattattattataaatttatttatttttttgtattgggtGGGCAACAAAAGGTAAGCCAAGTGGTTTCAAATAtgcatatattattattattattattattattattattattattattattattattattattattattattattatgttttatttatttttattttttatttaatatttttttattttgtataaaaaaaattattgggaGGACAACAAAAGGTAAGCCAAGCGGTTTCAAATATTagatatttcttcttcttcttattattattattattattattagtagtagtagtagtagtagtattttatttttttatttttttattttttacatttatttttttatttaattttatttattttattattgggagGGCAACAAaaggtacatatatatatatatatatgtatatatgtatatatatatatatatatatatatatatatatatatttttttttattttttttttttttttttattttcctttccaGGCATGCCGACTACGCCATGTTCCGTGTGGCGCCGGAGGGCGACATGTACCGCCTGACCTACGGCTACTACTTCGGCGGCGACGCCGGCGACGCCTTCAACGGCTTCGACTTCGGCGACGACCCCAGCGACCAGTTCTTCACGTCGCACAACGGCATGCAGTTCAGCACCTTCGACAAGGACAACGACAAGTACGACGGCAACTGTGCCATGCAGGACGGCTCGGGCTGGTGGATGAACCGCTGCCACGCCGCCCACTTGAACGGCAAATACTACCAGggtgaataaaataataatattacacTGAAGCATGTTTTCTAAATACCGTGCAAGGGCGACGTGACCTCTGCCCTTGTCTTCATGCAGGTGGGCGATACAGCGAAAAGGACACCGGCGAGTTCGGCTACGACAACGGCATCATCTGGGTGACGTGGCACAACCGCTGGTACTCCCTGAAGGAGACCACCATGAAGATCATCCCCGTAACGCGCATCGCGGCAGGCGGCGGACAGCAAGCGGGTGCGAAGCAGTTTggagtggtttaaaaaaaaaaaaaaaatcataataaaggAACGCTCTTGCTGTTGTTCGTTATTGTTTGGAGCTATgaataaagttttgtttttaccaCCCCATATTTGAACGGTTGAAATCATTTGCCCATCCTCAGTTAGCACCCACTTTTTACGCGCCACTGATCCCAAGAACAGAAGTGAGTTGAGTGTCATTTAGAAGACACTCGGTTTGTAGATGTCCCTTTTTTTGCGTTACAAATCACACtaatgtgtttgtttgaaaaaaacagtCCGTACCGTCCTACTTCATATTCTGGCAAATTTCTTTTTGGGCAGCTCTTGATTTGGTTAACCATTAACTGGCAAACATGAGCTAGCACATAGAGTACACCAAACTTTGAACTTATGActcacaaatgaaaaaaataatcatcaaaaaAATACCAGAAATACTTATTAACTAGTGAATAGTGCTCAAttgattatataaaaaaaaatatttgtattagtattttattttttgtaactcgttt encodes the following:
- the fgg gene encoding fibrinogen gamma chain; amino-acid sequence: MASSLVAPAGLLLLFSMASAQIRGDNIAIRNNDRMTCYPNDGFGNYCPTTCGVADYMQKYTSSAHDNLDHLQEELESITNLTRGAEERLVYMKDSMQTVQKNIQPDDYFQKSSSMLDDVIRFERTIIEQERQIFELQDAVAANERRMADLKSLSIQLQKRCSEPCKDSVEIQPTTGTDCQDIANKGATVSGIYYVKPAQATQQFLVFCEIDSYGRGFTVLQRRRDGSVDFNKNWIQYKEGFGYLSHDDTTEFWLGNEKIHLLSVSSTIPMVLRIELVDWEGNKRHADYAMFRVAPEGDMYRLTYGYYFGGDAGDAFNGFDFGDDPSDQFFTSHNGMQFSTFDKDNDKYDGNCAMQDGSGWWMNRCHAAHLNGKYYQGGRYSEKDTGEFGYDNGIIWVTWHNRWYSLKETTMKIIPVTRIAAGGGQQAGAKQFGVV